One genomic segment of Ictalurus punctatus breed USDA103 chromosome 12, Coco_2.0, whole genome shotgun sequence includes these proteins:
- the LOC108273009 gene encoding zinc finger protein 239 isoform X1, which yields MKSESRRRSLGKSPQTPAATGSKMYHCSDCGKSFTKTHHLKNHKCIHTEDKPHHCGQCGKSFTCQSHLKQHQRIHTGEKLYHCSQCGKSFTFQSNLQVHERIHTGEKPYHCSQCGKSFTSQSNLQVHKRIHTGEKRYYCSQCGNSFTRQSHLQRHELIHTGERPYHCSQCGKSFTRETHLQQHHRIHTGEKPYHCGQCGKSFNQEGNLRIHQRIHTGEKPYHCSQCGKCFHDPSAFHSHQQCHTGQKPYLCGHCGRSYAHARSLRIHKCSNIKPSALDT from the coding sequence ATGTACCACTGCTCAgattgtgggaagagttttactaaaACTCATCATCTTAAAAATCACAAGTGCATTCACACAGAAGACAAGCCgcatcactgtggacagtgtgggaagagttttacttgtcaGAGTCATCTCAaacaacaccagcgcattcataCAGGAGAAAAGctgtatcactgctcacagtgtgggaagagttttactttcCAGAGTAATCTCCAAGtacatgagcgcattcacacaggagagaagccgtatcactgctcacagtgtgggaagagttttacttccCAGAGTAATCTCCAAGTACacaagcgcattcacacaggagagaagcgaTACTACTGCTCCCAGTGTGGAAATAGTTTTACTCGTCAGAGTCATCTCCAACGACATGAGCtcattcacacgggagagaggccgtatcactgctcacagtgtgggaagagttttacacgAGAAACTCATCTCCAACAACACCACcgtattcacacaggagagaagccgtatcactgtggacagtgtgggaagagttttaatcaagaAGGTAATCTTCGgatacaccagcgcattcacacgggagagaagccttatcactgctcacagtgtgggaaatgTTTTCATGACCCAAGTGCCTTCCACAGCCACCAGCAGTGTCATACAGGACAGAAGCCGTACCTCTGTGGACACTGTGGACGGAGCTATGCTCATGCAAGATCATTAAGGATACACAAGTGCTCTAACATAAAGCCATCAGCCCTTGACACGTGA
- the LOC108273009 gene encoding zinc finger protein 239 isoform X2: MYHCSDCGKSFTKTHHLKNHKCIHTEDKPHHCGQCGKSFTCQSHLKQHQRIHTGEKLYHCSQCGKSFTFQSNLQVHERIHTGEKPYHCSQCGKSFTSQSNLQVHKRIHTGEKRYYCSQCGNSFTRQSHLQRHELIHTGERPYHCSQCGKSFTRETHLQQHHRIHTGEKPYHCGQCGKSFNQEGNLRIHQRIHTGEKPYHCSQCGKCFHDPSAFHSHQQCHTGQKPYLCGHCGRSYAHARSLRIHKCSNIKPSALDT, translated from the coding sequence ATGTACCACTGCTCAgattgtgggaagagttttactaaaACTCATCATCTTAAAAATCACAAGTGCATTCACACAGAAGACAAGCCgcatcactgtggacagtgtgggaagagttttacttgtcaGAGTCATCTCAaacaacaccagcgcattcataCAGGAGAAAAGctgtatcactgctcacagtgtgggaagagttttactttcCAGAGTAATCTCCAAGtacatgagcgcattcacacaggagagaagccgtatcactgctcacagtgtgggaagagttttacttccCAGAGTAATCTCCAAGTACacaagcgcattcacacaggagagaagcgaTACTACTGCTCCCAGTGTGGAAATAGTTTTACTCGTCAGAGTCATCTCCAACGACATGAGCtcattcacacgggagagaggccgtatcactgctcacagtgtgggaagagttttacacgAGAAACTCATCTCCAACAACACCACcgtattcacacaggagagaagccgtatcactgtggacagtgtgggaagagttttaatcaagaAGGTAATCTTCGgatacaccagcgcattcacacgggagagaagccttatcactgctcacagtgtgggaaatgTTTTCATGACCCAAGTGCCTTCCACAGCCACCAGCAGTGTCATACAGGACAGAAGCCGTACCTCTGTGGACACTGTGGACGGAGCTATGCTCATGCAAGATCATTAAGGATACACAAGTGCTCTAACATAAAGCCATCAGCCCTTGACACGTGA